GCACCAGGTTGTTCAACGCTCAACTTAATCAAAGTGCCATTGAACTGCTTATAGAGCCCAACAGAGAAAACAATAAACATGCAACCAACGAAGAAATAAGTTGGAAGTGCAAAGGCCTTGCCGGCTTCTTTAACGCCGCGCAAATTTCCATACGTTAACAAGACAATGACAACCAAAATCATTGGAATCTTGTATGGGCTCAGCGATGGGAAAGTTGAAATAATTGCTGCGACTCCAGCTGCAGATTGAATTGCGATTGTCACGATGTAATCAAGCATTAGTGCGACAGCTGCAATTTGTGCAACGACAGGACCAAAGTTATCTCGCGAAACTATGTATGCCCCACCAACTTTTGTATAAACATTGATGACATCTCGATAAGACAAAGTAATGATTAAAAGAATGACTAAAACAATTGCAGTCATCGGCATTAATATTGCAAATGCTGCTAAACCAAATGCAGGTAACAATGCAATTAAAATCTGCTCTGAACCATATGCTGAAGATGAAATACAGTCGCTAGATAAAATTCCTAATCCATAGCGCTTACTAAGGCGCTGATGGTTAAGTGAGTGACGGTTAAGAGGATTACCTAACAGTCGACGTTTGATTGTGTAGAAAAAGGAGTCTTTGAGATGAGCATGGTCTTTAAGAACTTCTGGGGCCTGCGCATCATCGGTCCACGACTTAGGCACTTATAACTCCTCTTTCAATTGCAATTAATGCAACTTAATGAGCATCACTCTACCTCAGCCCGCACAATCTTCACTGTTTTAAGCCTAAAGCGTATGCTTCACCTATGCATACACAGTTATATATCGATGGCCAGTGGGTTGAGGGCGCTAGCAAGGTAGCCGTTCATGATCCAAGTGATAACTCAGTAATTGCCGAAGTTTCTTTGGCCTCTGATGCACAGTGCGAAGCAGCTATCGCCGCCGCCGATGCAGCAGCAGAATCCTGGGCAAAGACTGCTCCACGATATCGCTCTGAGATTTTGCGCAAAGCATTTGAAATTATGACTGGTGAAATTGAAGCGATTGCTACTTTGATTTCTCGCGAAAATGGAAAAGCGATGCCGGATGCTCGCGGTGAAGCGGCATATGCAGCTGAGTTTTTCCGTTGGTTTGCTGAAGAGACAGTTCGCACACCAGGGGATTTCCGTAAATCACCATCAGGGGACAAGCGAATCCTTGTTACACATCAACCAATTGGTCTTTCTATTCTTATTACGCCTTGGAATTTCCCAGCAGGTATGGCAACTCGAAAGATTGGACCGGCAGTTGCTGCTGGTTGCACAATGATTTTAAAGCCAGCAACTGAAACTCCTTTAACTGCGATGTATATCGTGGATTTAATGGAGCGCGCTGGTTTGCCTAAGGGAGTCCTGAATTTAGTTCTGCCTGAAAAAACTGGCCCAGCAATTTCAAAGATGTTGCATGATCCACGTGTTAAGAATCTTTCATTTACGGGTTCAACTGAAGTTGGTCGTGTACTCCTAAAAGAGGCTGCAGATAAGGTAATTCGCTGCTCTATGGAGCTAGGTGGAAATGCACAAGTAGTTGTTCATGATGATGCAGACCTTGCAGTGACAATTCCGCAGTTGCTTCTTGCCAAGATGCGCAACGGTGGTGCTGCCTGCACATCAGCCAATCGCATCTATGTGCAGCGTGGCATTTCAGAGGCATTCATTAATGAAATGACTAAGTCCATGAGCTCATTTGTGATGGGTCGCGGAACTGATGCCACAACAACCCTTGGAGCATCAGTCTCAATGAAGGAGCGCAACAAGATTGCGCAAATCGTTGATGAATCAGTAGCAGCAGGTGCAAAGGTAAAAGTTGGTGGCGTTAAGCCTGAAGGCGATGGTGCGTTCTATCCAGCCACAGTTTTAATCGTTGATAAAGACAACCCAATCCTTCTCCATGAAATCTTTGGGCCAGTTGCACCGATCATTATTTTTGACACTGATGAAGAAGGCATCAAACTTGCTAATGACACCGAGTTTGGTCTTATTAGTTATGTCTTTTCTTCAAATCTCACACGTGCCCTGCGCACAGCAGAGGCGATGGAATCAGGAATGGTTGCCATTAATAAAGGTGTTATCTCAGATCCAGCAGCTCCCTTTGGTGGCGTGAAGCAATCAGGTTTGGGCCGTGAAGGTGGCTTTGATGGCATCCATGAGTTCTTGCAGACGAAGTACATCGGGGTCGAGATCTAAATTGCTTACAAAGTTCGAAGCTTTGTAAGAATGTCTTTGTCGTTCGTCCTAAGTTTTTTGATTATTCCTTTTATTGGGTTTCCACCGTTGGCGTAATAGGCAAGGGTGTAATACGGATAGGTATCTACACAAATCCCTCCTTCACTTTCTTGATTTTCACCAGGTAATGGGAAGTTCTGAATAACATCAACATCACTTTGTGCAAAGAATTTTCTCAGTCTTTGTGTATCAATCAATTGGATACCCATCAACTGCA
This DNA window, taken from Candidatus Planktophila vernalis, encodes the following:
- a CDS encoding NAD-dependent succinate-semialdehyde dehydrogenase, producing MHTQLYIDGQWVEGASKVAVHDPSDNSVIAEVSLASDAQCEAAIAAADAAAESWAKTAPRYRSEILRKAFEIMTGEIEAIATLISRENGKAMPDARGEAAYAAEFFRWFAEETVRTPGDFRKSPSGDKRILVTHQPIGLSILITPWNFPAGMATRKIGPAVAAGCTMILKPATETPLTAMYIVDLMERAGLPKGVLNLVLPEKTGPAISKMLHDPRVKNLSFTGSTEVGRVLLKEAADKVIRCSMELGGNAQVVVHDDADLAVTIPQLLLAKMRNGGAACTSANRIYVQRGISEAFINEMTKSMSSFVMGRGTDATTTLGASVSMKERNKIAQIVDESVAAGAKVKVGGVKPEGDGAFYPATVLIVDKDNPILLHEIFGPVAPIIIFDTDEEGIKLANDTEFGLISYVFSSNLTRALRTAEAMESGMVAINKGVISDPAAPFGGVKQSGLGREGGFDGIHEFLQTKYIGVEI